One genomic region from Equus asinus isolate D_3611 breed Donkey chromosome 10, EquAss-T2T_v2, whole genome shotgun sequence encodes:
- the LOC106845455 gene encoding phosphatidylinositol 4-phosphate 5-kinase-like protein 1 isoform X3, whose product MPAPSPGPREVLASSPEPGSRAAAAGSSCRGLLWHLQDKRLRLGLFDIDPGHKLHQMTCMMQAGLWAATQVSMDHPPTGPPTEEDFSQVLTQVHEQGFELGTLAGPAFARLRRSLGLADEDYQAALGPGGPYLQFLSTSKSKASFFLSHDQRFFLKTQRRREVQVLLAHLPRYVQHLQRHPHSLLARLLGVHSLRVAQGKKKYFIIMQSVFFPAGRISERYDIKGCEVSRWVDPAPEGNPIVQVLKDLNFEGKTINLGPQRSWFLRQMELDTAFLRELNMTDYSLLVAFQQLHEDEKGLGSSLIFRTVSSAP is encoded by the exons ATGCCCGCGCCCAGCCCGGGGCCCCGCGAG GTCCTGGCCTCCTCCCCAGAGCCTGGATCCAGAGCAGCTGCTGCGGGCTCCAGCTGCCGTGGCCTCCTCTGGCATCTACAGGACAAGCGGTTGCGCCTAGGCCTGTTTGACATTGACCCGGGGCATAAGCTGCACCAGATGACGTGTATGATGCAGGCAGGGCTGTGGGCTGCCACCCAGGTCTCCATGGACCACCCGCCCACA GGGCCGCCCACTGAGGAGGATTTCTCCCAGGTCCTGACCCAGGTTCACGAG CAGGGCTTCGAGCTGGGCACCCTGGCTGGCCCGGCCTTCGCCCGGCTGCGGCGCTCCCTAGGCCTGGCGGATGAGGACTACCAGGCTGCGCTGGGCCCCGGCGGCCCCTACCTGCAGTTCCTCAGCACCTCCAAGAgcaaggccagcttcttcctgTC ccacGACCAGCGCTTCTTCCTGAAGACCCAGCGGCGCCGGGAGGTGCAGGTGCTGCTCGCCCACCTGCCCCGCTACGTGCAGCACCTGCAGCGGCACCCGCACTCTCTGCTCGCGCGGCTGCTGG GAGTGCACAGTCTCCGGGTGGCCCAGGGAAAGAAG AAATACTTCATCATCATGCAGAGCGTCTTCTTTCCCGCCGGCCGCATCTCCGAGAG GTATGACATCAAGGGCTGCGAGGTGAGCCGCTGGGTGGACCCGGCCCCCGAGGGCAACCCCATCGTCCAGGTGCTGAAAGATCTCAACTTTGAGGGCAAGACTATCAACCTAG GGCCCCAGCGGAGCTGGTTCCTCCGCCAGATGGAACTGGACACTGCCTTCCTCCGGGAGCTCAACATGACAGATTACAGCCTCCTGGTGGCCTTCCAGCAACTCCACGAGGATGAGAAGGGCCTGGGCAGTAGCCTCATCTTCCGCACAGTCAG CTCTGCCCCCTGA
- the LOC106845455 gene encoding phosphatidylinositol 4-phosphate 5-kinase-like protein 1 isoform X2 — MPAPSPGPREVLASSPEPGSRAAAAGSSCRGLLWHLQDKRLRLGLFDIDPGHKLHQMTCMMQAGLWAATQVSMDHPPTGPPTEEDFSQVLTQVHEGFELGTLAGPAFARLRRSLGLADEDYQAALGPGGPYLQFLSTSKSKASFFLSHDQRFFLKTQRRREVQVLLAHLPRYVQHLQRHPHSLLARLLGVHSLRVAQGKKKYFIIMQSVFFPAGRISERYDIKGCEVSRWVDPAPEGNPIVQVLKDLNFEGKTINLGPQRSWFLRQMELDTAFLRELNMTDYSLLVAFQQLHEDEKGLGSSLIFRTVRSVRGIQSPEESGAQNRRLLPDAPNALHIVDGPEQRYFLGLVDLVTVYGLRKRLEHLWKTLRYPGRTFSTVSPACYARRLCQWAEANTE, encoded by the exons ATGCCCGCGCCCAGCCCGGGGCCCCGCGAG GTCCTGGCCTCCTCCCCAGAGCCTGGATCCAGAGCAGCTGCTGCGGGCTCCAGCTGCCGTGGCCTCCTCTGGCATCTACAGGACAAGCGGTTGCGCCTAGGCCTGTTTGACATTGACCCGGGGCATAAGCTGCACCAGATGACGTGTATGATGCAGGCAGGGCTGTGGGCTGCCACCCAGGTCTCCATGGACCACCCGCCCACA GGGCCGCCCACTGAGGAGGATTTCTCCCAGGTCCTGACCCAGGTTCACGAG GGCTTCGAGCTGGGCACCCTGGCTGGCCCGGCCTTCGCCCGGCTGCGGCGCTCCCTAGGCCTGGCGGATGAGGACTACCAGGCTGCGCTGGGCCCCGGCGGCCCCTACCTGCAGTTCCTCAGCACCTCCAAGAgcaaggccagcttcttcctgTC ccacGACCAGCGCTTCTTCCTGAAGACCCAGCGGCGCCGGGAGGTGCAGGTGCTGCTCGCCCACCTGCCCCGCTACGTGCAGCACCTGCAGCGGCACCCGCACTCTCTGCTCGCGCGGCTGCTGG GAGTGCACAGTCTCCGGGTGGCCCAGGGAAAGAAG AAATACTTCATCATCATGCAGAGCGTCTTCTTTCCCGCCGGCCGCATCTCCGAGAG GTATGACATCAAGGGCTGCGAGGTGAGCCGCTGGGTGGACCCGGCCCCCGAGGGCAACCCCATCGTCCAGGTGCTGAAAGATCTCAACTTTGAGGGCAAGACTATCAACCTAG GGCCCCAGCGGAGCTGGTTCCTCCGCCAGATGGAACTGGACACTGCCTTCCTCCGGGAGCTCAACATGACAGATTACAGCCTCCTGGTGGCCTTCCAGCAACTCCACGAGGATGAGAAGGGCCTGGGCAGTAGCCTCATCTTCCGCACAGTCAG GTCTGTGCGAGGGATCCAGAGCCCGGAGGAGTCGGGAGCCCAGAACCGTCGGCTGCTGCCGGACGCCCCCAACGCCCTGCACATCGTGGATGGGCCGGAGCAACGCTATTTCCTGGGCCTCGTGGACCTCGTCACGGTCTACGGGCTCCGCAAGCGGCTGGAGCACCTATGGAAGACGCTGCGCTACCCGGGCCGGACCTTTTCCACCGTCAGCCCAGCTTGCTACGCCCGTCGCCTCTGCCAGTGGGCGGAGGCGAACACCGAGTGA
- the LOC106845455 gene encoding phosphatidylinositol 4-phosphate 5-kinase-like protein 1 isoform X1 — MPAPSPGPREVLASSPEPGSRAAAAGSSCRGLLWHLQDKRLRLGLFDIDPGHKLHQMTCMMQAGLWAATQVSMDHPPTGPPTEEDFSQVLTQVHEQGFELGTLAGPAFARLRRSLGLADEDYQAALGPGGPYLQFLSTSKSKASFFLSHDQRFFLKTQRRREVQVLLAHLPRYVQHLQRHPHSLLARLLGVHSLRVAQGKKKYFIIMQSVFFPAGRISERYDIKGCEVSRWVDPAPEGNPIVQVLKDLNFEGKTINLGPQRSWFLRQMELDTAFLRELNMTDYSLLVAFQQLHEDEKGLGSSLIFRTVRSVRGIQSPEESGAQNRRLLPDAPNALHIVDGPEQRYFLGLVDLVTVYGLRKRLEHLWKTLRYPGRTFSTVSPACYARRLCQWAEANTE, encoded by the exons ATGCCCGCGCCCAGCCCGGGGCCCCGCGAG GTCCTGGCCTCCTCCCCAGAGCCTGGATCCAGAGCAGCTGCTGCGGGCTCCAGCTGCCGTGGCCTCCTCTGGCATCTACAGGACAAGCGGTTGCGCCTAGGCCTGTTTGACATTGACCCGGGGCATAAGCTGCACCAGATGACGTGTATGATGCAGGCAGGGCTGTGGGCTGCCACCCAGGTCTCCATGGACCACCCGCCCACA GGGCCGCCCACTGAGGAGGATTTCTCCCAGGTCCTGACCCAGGTTCACGAG CAGGGCTTCGAGCTGGGCACCCTGGCTGGCCCGGCCTTCGCCCGGCTGCGGCGCTCCCTAGGCCTGGCGGATGAGGACTACCAGGCTGCGCTGGGCCCCGGCGGCCCCTACCTGCAGTTCCTCAGCACCTCCAAGAgcaaggccagcttcttcctgTC ccacGACCAGCGCTTCTTCCTGAAGACCCAGCGGCGCCGGGAGGTGCAGGTGCTGCTCGCCCACCTGCCCCGCTACGTGCAGCACCTGCAGCGGCACCCGCACTCTCTGCTCGCGCGGCTGCTGG GAGTGCACAGTCTCCGGGTGGCCCAGGGAAAGAAG AAATACTTCATCATCATGCAGAGCGTCTTCTTTCCCGCCGGCCGCATCTCCGAGAG GTATGACATCAAGGGCTGCGAGGTGAGCCGCTGGGTGGACCCGGCCCCCGAGGGCAACCCCATCGTCCAGGTGCTGAAAGATCTCAACTTTGAGGGCAAGACTATCAACCTAG GGCCCCAGCGGAGCTGGTTCCTCCGCCAGATGGAACTGGACACTGCCTTCCTCCGGGAGCTCAACATGACAGATTACAGCCTCCTGGTGGCCTTCCAGCAACTCCACGAGGATGAGAAGGGCCTGGGCAGTAGCCTCATCTTCCGCACAGTCAG GTCTGTGCGAGGGATCCAGAGCCCGGAGGAGTCGGGAGCCCAGAACCGTCGGCTGCTGCCGGACGCCCCCAACGCCCTGCACATCGTGGATGGGCCGGAGCAACGCTATTTCCTGGGCCTCGTGGACCTCGTCACGGTCTACGGGCTCCGCAAGCGGCTGGAGCACCTATGGAAGACGCTGCGCTACCCGGGCCGGACCTTTTCCACCGTCAGCCCAGCTTGCTACGCCCGTCGCCTCTGCCAGTGGGCGGAGGCGAACACCGAGTGA